Part of the Woronichinia naegeliana WA131 genome, AAATCAAGTCACTTTTGAAGTAGCTAATGCTCTAGAAATGCCTTTTGCTGATCAGAGTTTTGATTGGGTTTGGTCTCTCGAAAGTGGTGAGCATATGCCTGACAAGGCTAAATTTTTGCAGGAATGTTATCGGGTGCTTAAACCAGGAGGACGGTTAATCCTAGCAACCTGGTGTCATCGTCCGACTACTTCCTTGGCTGGGACTTTAACGGCTAATGAAAAACGGCATTTGCAAGCTATTTATCAAGTTTATTGTTTGCCCTTTGTTCTCTCTTTGCCAGACTATGAGGCGATCGCTCTGGATTGTGGTTTTAAAGCCCTGCGTTCCGAGGATTGGTCGATGGCTGTTGCACCCTTTTGGGATCAGGTTATTGATTCGGCGATTACACCCAAAGCGATCGCGGGACTCCTTCGGGCGGGCTGCAAAACGATTGAGGCCGCTTTATCTCTTCAGTTAATGCAGCGAGGTTATCAACGCGGTTTGATTCGTTTTGGATTGTTAACGGCAATCAAATAAATACTAAATTTTTACGGAAAAAACGATGAACATCGATCATATTCATTTTTATGTCGAGAATGCGAATCAGACTAGGGATTGGTTGATCCAAACGATGGGTTTGCAGTCATTAGGGCAAAAGGTGGAAACTCATACCCAGACTGAATATGTTGGCAATGCTCATCTTTTGTTTTTAGTCTCTGCTCCGCTCACTTCCCTTAGTCCTGTGGCTGACTATTTAAAAAAACATCCCAGTGGTGTTGTGGATTTGGCC contains:
- a CDS encoding methyltransferase domain-containing protein, which encodes MSNDLYQQIQEFYDASSGLWEEIWGEHMHHGYYGRGGTYRLNRRQAQIDLIEELLAWAESDACNKPPSTILDLGCGIGGSSLYLAEKLGAQVTGISLSPVQIKRARERALNQGLANQVTFEVANALEMPFADQSFDWVWSLESGEHMPDKAKFLQECYRVLKPGGRLILATWCHRPTTSLAGTLTANEKRHLQAIYQVYCLPFVLSLPDYEAIALDCGFKALRSEDWSMAVAPFWDQVIDSAITPKAIAGLLRAGCKTIEAALSLQLMQRGYQRGLIRFGLLTAIK